In Rhodamnia argentea isolate NSW1041297 chromosome 5, ASM2092103v1, whole genome shotgun sequence, the DNA window TTCTCTTCAAGGATGTTGGTGCGCATTTTCCCAGGTCTTGTTCGGACATTAACCCCCATCGGAAAAGGAACCTGCAAATCCAAGTTGTCAGCAGCATGAGGCTACATCCAGCTCTGCCATGGATACCTCACTGGTTTTCCATCATTTCCAACTTATTTCATTCGTGGGTCAACAAATCAGTAGACGCTGCTACAAAGATTCTTGCATATGATGCCGGAGAAAATAGATTTTTGTTCAAAGTGACCACACACATACCTGATCACCAGCATTCGGTCCCTCAGTATGGAACAGAATAGGACGACATCTTTTATCCTCATTCATCAAGCTCGAATTTTGGAAATGTGCAATGAGTGCTGCTTTTCCTTGTATACGAGCGTATGCAAGAGTTGCTACTTTTTCACTGttgaatttttcccatttcttcccATTGAATGCCTATTGAAAGTTAAATCATGTTTGAGGTCTGATCATCAAGCTATAACCTTTAAATGCCCCATTCAGCCGCATTTTGAACTAATTAAGACATACCTTATAGAATGGAATAATTTGGCTAGGCTCAGTCATGTTGATGAAAGCATACCCAACATTGCATTTGTTCTGCATCAACAATGAAAATTAGTTGTACTGCATAGGAgtttaaagagaaaaaaccaCATTGACTCCTCTCTTTCTCCAACCTAATCCCTCAAGCCCACATTACTCAATTCAGGAAAGAAAAGCACTTGCCTTAAAATCTATTGGCAGATAAATGAAGTCGTAAGTTCCTCGATGCCGTTCATCAATTGCAGCCAAAAGCATTTTTGAAGTATACCTATGTGTATAACAGTAACAGTAACTTCAGACTTACTTCATATAGAGAAATcagtgctcctatcaaatatgtATGATTCTCTTATTGATGCTTCAAAgagcaaaatgaagtaaaaactAACAAATAAGCCTTTACCAAGGAAACATATTAATAGCAAATGGTAATCAATCCGTCCAGCAAAACCACAAATGACAGGGCACAAATACATAGTTAAAAATTTGAGCTTTCTCCTTCTCTATACTAGTGGCGCACAAGCTATTGTGCCACTGCTGAATCAAATGCAAATAGAAAGAATTAAATATGAGTATTAAATCATATCCTACCACTAGACCACAGATCTAACCATTTCCATCCTTATCCCCACAATAGCTTCTAAGTCATGACAAATACAGAGAGAGGAATAACAGggatttttctttccctttaggTATCAGGCCAAAAGGAATCAGGAGGAAGAAATGCCAAGGACTGTTATTTGTAAAAGCCCATGCTTGCGAAGGATACATTGATCAATATTGAATCTGCACTAAACAGAACAAAAGTTGATGAGTATTCTTTTGGATGTGAAATTACGTACTTGTTAGGAATGTTCTTAATCATCAAAGTTGTCCTGTTATCTTCTCCTCGCATTATCCGGTCAATGTCTAATTCGTACTGCTTCTTGTTGTCCACCTGATTAGAAGCACCATCATTTCTTCGATTTCTAGTGCGCTCATTGGACGGATCAAATGAAGTTGCAACAGGCATCATGTGGCCTCTCCCAGGAAACATAATTCCCTGCTGATGATGTGATTGGAGTCCCACATTCCTAGGTGCAATTGGCAAGTCCACACAGTTCCTGCTAGCTTGATGAATGATGTTATGAGGAACAAAATCCACTGAATGCAGCGAGCCACCAGAAATTCGCATATTTCCGAGAGAAACATGACGAAAACCAGAAGCCTCGGGTGATTCTCCTATATATGGTTGTTGCAGGTCCCAAATAGAAGAATTAAAGGCTGGAGCAGATCCAACGCTATGACTATTCATGGAAAAGACTGTGTTGAGCATTTGAGATGGTGCTCCAGGAAGTCCATGTAGTCTTGGCAGAGGACGAGCATTACTGATTCCACCAATAAAAGATGGAGAGTTTGGCCACAAGAGGCTTGGAGGTTGAGGAGAACACGAATTACTCCATGTGCGATGATGTCCAGCAGGAGGTTGGCTCCCATTAAGAGCAGCTCCAAAGACTGAGAAAGAGAGCTCACGCAATTAAATCCAAAAGAAGACCCAAAAAGATAGTGAGTTAGCATTACAAAAGATCCTCCTACATATCTAACAGGAGAATAAATGAAACTAGCTCTCTTAAGTTAGAACCTGAAGAGGCAGTGAGTTACATACTTACTTTGCATTGTGCTCCATCTAAAATGAAAAACAGCTGTTTTAGATTTCTTATGAAGCAACTTCAAAAAAATCTTCCAAAATTTAAAACTTCTTGTCAATCAAGACTCAaatgtttgggatttttagatTTCCTGTTTGGCGCGAAACTACTTAGAAAAAAGAACCTACTCGAcaaatattatccaaattaCCAGATgtgccttttgttttttcctgcTGAAAGCAGGTTCGACATCTATTCGCAAGAAATAAATTCAATGCCTTACTAGTTGCATGCAGCTCTGATGATGAGAAAACACACAGCATTCTTGAGAATCATACTTGCCACCTTCATTAAGATTTCCTGTTTTCCCCGAAAAGACTTAGAAAAGAGAGCCTACTTGAcaaatattatccaaattaCCAAATGtgccttttgttttttgccTGCTGAAAGCCTGTTCGACATCTATTTGCAAGAAATAAATTCAATGCCTTACTAGTTACATGCAGCTCCGATGATGAGAAGACACACAGCATTCTTGAGAATCACACTTACCGCCTTCATTAAGTCCCAGCGAGTGTCCTTCTGAGCCTACCCTGCATAATTGCCTGTGATCCATTCTTTCAGGTGGTATCTGGTTGAAGTTGGCCCCCATGATATTAGAAGAATTACAGGGAATGCCATTTGAAAGGCCATCATGATATTCCGGAAGAGAATGAGGATGAATGCCAGCTGCTGGTTGAACATCAAATGACAGTTGTCCTTTGGAATAACCAGATTCAGTAATACCAGGATAATTTCCGACTGAACCAACCCTCATCAAAGAAGGCAAGCTGCTAGGAACACTAGAAGATATCCCCTGATGAAATGCAGCTTCTAGAAATGGGGATCCTACAGAGTGCATGCCCAAACTAGCTCCATTATCCACGCTTTTAGATGTGATTGTCTCCAATGGTGGTCCTGCTAATAATGCTCTGTGAGAGAACTGCCTgcttattaatttaaaatagtGAATGACATTCCAGCATCTACACACCAGATATTCTGACAGTGGAGTTATTTGTGGGGCTGTTCTGCAGCATAAAAAGATCGATCTCATCTTGCTCCAAGTCCTGTGGCAGTTGATGCACACTGCAGCATAAACAGGGCGAGGACAAGTCAGTAACAGATCAACCGATGAAGTTCCTCTCATTATACATCTCAAGCCAAGGTGAGAACTATACTCAGCAAAGGTTAGTCAAATCAAAGAGTAAATAAGTCTTTGCATAATCAGATGTGGTGTCCAAAATTGCAAACTTGCTTCAGGGACAGTCCTTTGTCAATTTAGTAACCAATAAAAGTTTGGGTGTCAACCTTCACAGAAAAAGTTTGAGCATTGTTACTCCAAGCCCCAGACTACAGAAGAAAGATACAAGGGTACAAGAGGTACTGTTAAGGTTGTCAAGCTTAAAGAATCGTACCGTCTTACACCACCAGGACGACTTGGCTCAACTTTAATCTGTTTTCCAGCAATATTGCTCCTGTTCAATGCACGAAGAGCAGCCTCTGCAGCTCTAACATCATAAAATTCAACAAACTTATGATTATTTCGGTGCAGAGTCTCACGAATCTGCAATAGAATTACAAGTATGCATGTCAATTCACTTTGTCGCAATTCTATGAAGAAAGACACGTTCCAACCCATAGAATTTCTGACCTCTTTGACTTCTCCATAAACACCAAATATATGGCGCAGTTCATCATTTGAAACAGAAGAGTCAAGGTTAAATACCACAAGAGTCCCCTGGTTAATATCTTTTTCTGATGGGTTGTCCTaataaatgggaaaagaaaagaacattatGGTCGTGCTAGACAATTGAAGCACATGACAACATGACAGAAATTTATACTACCATAAAGGGAGATCTCCATCTTAAAAACAAGAATTGTACATCAACATGGACAAAACAAGACAGATTACCTTCGGAATCGAGTAATGAATGTCTAGTTTTCTACGCCTTAGAGGTTTGTTCTGGAGTGCTTTCATGGCAGTTCGGGCTGCTCGAATGTCATAGTAAGATATCATCACAAAGCCCCGATGTTTGCATGCTGTATAAAGAGTGCGAATACCTCCATATTGCTGCATAATGAACACAGTGGGTCATAAACCAGCCAACATAGGAAAAATATGTCAAACTAATTCCACGGTGCCGCGCGTTGAAGATGTGAATGGATCATGTCCAAGAACCTGCAAATAAAgttaagaaaacaaaaaagagcaAAACCTCAAAAAGAGCCCGTAGCTCGGCATCTTCAACATTGCTGTTTATATTCCTGACAAACAGTGTCCTAGAGGGGTGTTCCCCATAAGGGTGCTCCCCTGCAATTGAAGCATTATTTCCTGATGGAGAGACTCCGCCAGTAAATTCAAACTTCTCCTGACCTGCAGATAAACCATCATCTTCCAGGTCCATTCCCCCAACACTACTAAATAAGTCCAAGTCCTCCGCATCATCCCCAGCCTTAGGCTGTGCAAGAAAGTCAAGTCCATCTGTCACTCCAGAAAGCAGGTCGTCGTCATCAGGGAGCAGGTTTCCTATTGTCTGTGCTTCGATTTCTTCCAAGGATTCAAGtacttcctcttcttcataGTGGACAGTGTCAACTGAATGGCCATACATTGCACTATTTGATGTTAGTTTCACTGCACCAGGAAGATGCAAAACCAATGAGATAAACAGAAGCACCACAAGCCAACTTGAAAGAACCAGCAAGCAGTATCATAATGAACTGCGATGCAACACAAAATTAAACATCAAAGAAGTTCGAGACAGAATATTAATTAGAGTAGTCTCGTAGAAGGAACTTGAACGTGATTGAGGAAATGAGGAGAGAGGGCCCACTTTTCCGGCTAAATAACTCCGACAATGAGCTTGAGAATAGACTGTTCTCAGACCGAGCACCCATCAAATCAATTCTGTCACCTTCCGTAAGGTGTGGAGCTGGCTTTCCATTCAAACTAGTTTTCAATCCTGGAGCGTAGTCTGCAGTTCCCAACAAAGCCAAAGACTGAGTAAAGTGTCTGTCTCTTGCAGGAGCCTTTGCATCTAAGCTAACATTAACATTCTCTTCTCTCATTGGGAAAGGCTCGAGAAGATTAGCGGACATTGTCACTGGCAATTCCATTCGTGAGAGTTTGGACAGGGTTGAAGAAGTGAAAAACTTTCCACCTAATGGTCCTGACATTAAGAGAAAAGCCAACTCTCAGAAATGTCAAAATTAATTCGTCTAGATCTGATTCCTCTTAGAATGTCTATGAAAACCAGCAGTGACGAGGAAAATAAATCGAATCTAAGCTATGCTAATTTGGAACTCTTTCCTATTCAAATAGTCCATAACTCCATGCATCATGTGTGTTATAATGGCCTTAGCAACACAaacagaagaaataaaaaattattgccaTTAAAAATAAGAAGGCGCTAAACCAAAAATGATAGAATCCAACAATGGAATGTGCAATGTCCACTGATGCACAATGAATGCAAATTGAGTTTTCTTAAAAAACTTACTACTACTAATGATAACTTCATGCTGTTCGCAAATTAATGTCTCCCAGCATACATTTACGCTGGAACCAATCAACTTATACAAATTGAAGAAAGTCATTGCTACCTTAGAAACCAAAAAACCTTATCCCCCTATGCAACAACATAACATGTAGATCACATTTTTTAGTGTATGGTTAAATCGGAATTGAATGATAAAAGCGATATCGAAGAAGTGTCAACAGGGAAATAATCATCAGACTTTAATACAACAATCATCAGTGCAAATTACTTATGTCTCGCGATAAATTTCAAAAGATGGCGTGTCACAGGATCCTCAATCTAATCTGGCACGCCAGAATGAATACTGCCCCGTGTACCGCTTTAGATCACTTATCTAGCTCCAACTAGCGAACCAAAGCAACCCGACGCCTTTCGTACAACGTTTACATTCCTATCCATTTTCTTACCACAGGTTGGAGTGGACCAAAGTCTAGGATCCTTATTGGCAGCTGTAAACATCTGTATCACAACAGACATCAGACCTTACAGATGCTCCGGGAATCGAATGCCTCGTCCTCAGCATTTAAGTTCCATTGACAATGTTTACAAACACTCAAAGGTTGACCTAAAGTTAGGTGACTCCTCCCCCCAATCAATGGACACATTCATAGATCGACATTCAAGAATAGAACACAAAAATGTATGCACTTTTCCCCTCAACCGAACTGTTTTTCCCAGCCTTTCTTTCTCGAAACATGAACTCAGTTAGGCTTGATCCATGGCAGAATTTTGCTGATCTGCCGATTTTCCATAGGTTGAGGAATACATTCATACAGTTCATGGTTATAAACCATAAGACCCCTAAGGTAGAAAGGTAACCCATCTTCAATTGGCAATCACTTCCTAACTTTCCTGTCTAGATTACATGGGAGACAAAATGACTAGAAAGATATGAAATATTAAAGCTGGCCCTATAGTCAACCGGTCACAAGTAGAATCATTGGACTCCAACTACCATGCAGGTTCCATGAGGATTAGACATGTGGTATCACCCTTTGGCCTTCAGTGTGTTTATTGGCCAAACGCTATCTTGCATAGATTCCCAGTTCACAATAAAGCTCATATCAATACATATAAATTCAGACAAATACTTCATGCAAGTTTCTTGACACTAAGATACTACAACATGAATACCGGAGCGGAGTAGACTGGAATGACATTCAAAGCCATATCCGCCACTGGGTCCTATAACGACTTAGAATCAGAGGGCAAATAGTCCGCTCAATCATATACCGTTACTTTCACATTTGGAttcactttttcctcttttgatttCACACAGAGGCAAGGGACAAGAGAAAATCATCCTAGTTGACTTAGAAGCTTGGGAAATTCTACCACAAGAATAATGGTGTCATGATTAGGATAAGGATCAAGCATTGCCCTTCAAGAGCAATTATCCTATTTTATACATGACACTAACACATGGAACTCATGCAAAAACAATCAGAGTCCATCAAGGTGATATCTAAAACCTAGATATAGCTGGGCCATTAATTACATcataaactttcggttaagttaacaagaaaaatgaCTAATGCCATCAagtttgaaattctttttcccCTACTATTCTGAAACTTGCCTTAGGGAACTTCTAATGTTATTTGTACTTTGTAGGAATCGATAGTAATAGAATTTGTGGTTCAACCGGCGAGGACAAGCTACTCTTGAGCAAAGTTCAACCAGCATCTGAAGGAGAATGCACAGATTGCCATCGTAACAATTATATCCATAGAGTCGCAGCATAGTCTGAATGAATATAATGCAGGAAAATCCCTCAAAGCAATATTGGGGCATATTTGTGCTTCCTTGGGGCTAAAAGAAGGGGATAACCAACTGCATGAACACATAATTATATTGGAAGTATACTTTCATTTGATGTGATTCCAAAGTGATAAATTTCTTCTCCTTGAAAGACATGCGACAATGAAGCAGAGAGAAGATACAGGAACTTCCATCACATGTTCATATTGTCAGCAGCGGTGTTGTTTCACCATGAAAAGTGTAAGAATAAAACACAAAGGGAAAGTGCTGTAAGTACTGCTAAAAATACAGCACTTTCGGCCTAACCGAGAAGACAAGGTACAGCGCCACAAGGTGATGCCGTTCATAAAAGTAACAATGACTTGCTAAAATTTGTCACTGACCATTTTGATCAGACATAGCCTCTGACTTCCAAAACCCAACCTGCCTCTGTAAAGTAGGAGATGAAGTCAGGCAACTAGAATGGATAATGAAACGAAGGATGTACTTCAAATATACAATTCCAGCCGAATCCTCCCATATGACCGCACCTGTGCAGTTAAACAGAATAGGAGAATGAGCAAAGGCATAATTTGCCAATACCTCATTGGGGAAATGGACATCTTCAGAAAGGTGGTATGCTGAGGATAAGCCCTTCAGGTCCATCATTGGAGATGGCATGATCAAACACTAAACCAAGAAACTCCCCCActttttttcttcaatgaaGCAGCATGCAAGGATTCCTAGTTGCACAGAAACCTGGAAAGAAAACCCAGACTTACCCTTCCGCAAAATATTACAAGCATACGCGAGACCATCAAACAGATATATAGTTTGATAAGAGCAGTGAAATCCAATAGAAAAGCTTGGGTTGGAAAAAATCTCCAGCTTGAATCAGCAATAGATCTTGCATATAACTATGCAATTATGACGAGGAAGACATGGAGAATCATTGGCGGACAGACAGAATAAAGGCATGAAAGAATTCTCATAATAATTCTCCAAGCTAATTCCACTGACAATTATGCTGAATTAATTGCAGAATCCTGCATCAATTGACGTTTACAAAGCAAGACCGCAGAGCAAACACGTAAAGCAACTAGCAGAAACGGAAACACcacaaaaaacgaaaaaaaaaaaaaaatcaaaaaatagaaCACATTTCAGAATTGCATAATCAGCTCAAATTTGAAAGCCGCACACCAAATTCAGCACTCAATTCCGCCAAATTCAGCTACCGAAGGCTCAGCGAACCTCCAACCGAAACCCAATCGAGAATAGAAAAACCGAACTTTCGAGCTCGACGAAGGACCCATCATACGAAGGAAGCACCCCGACAGGACAACAAAAGCGAAATGCGACGCTCGTCAAGCAACCTCAACTAGAACAGCTCCGAGAAGGGACAAAAAAatactcaccttctctctcagCGAAAGCAATTTCCGAGAGCGcgcagagagagatagagagacagAGGCAGAGATGGAGATTTAAACAGCGAAGCAgatggagagagaaagggaatgAATTACGGCAAAAGGCAAGGGCCGAGACCGAAACAACAAGGGATCGCCTTGGAGCCTGTGCCTTGCaagatcctcctcctcctccgaaaGCCTTAATAAACTTCGATTCCTCTTCTTCCCTGCATTGCACGTCAACTCCGCAAAAACCTCCCGATTTCAAAATTCTCGAAGCGGCGTCGTcgtcttctccttcttattcttctcGCTCCTCTCTCTCGCCGGGGCGGCGGTCGGAGCCCGTGGAGTCTCCGGCGAAGCTCCGGTTTCTGGCCAAGAGAGGAGGACAGACGGACAGAGAGAATCGtcgcagtttttttttttgtttttgggcgggcgtgcgtgcgtgcgtggaGAGAGTAGACGGAGAAATGATTTGACGGTTGTTGAAgagcgaggagagagaaagcacgGGGGGGCTTTGGTCCGGAAGAGGAACTCGGAGCGAGGTAGTCGCCGTTAAGGGACGGCGTCAATGCGCGGTCAGTTGTTGCTGTTCGATGATTAGCATAGCTTAATCTATCTGTCTAAAAGCCAAGTTGGTTAATAAtgagttcttttgttttgtctgtttttttgtattttgcaaCTAAATTACCATTTCtgaaaataatagaaattta includes these proteins:
- the LOC115747423 gene encoding protein MEI2-like 4, translating into MPSPMMDLKGLSSAYHLSEDVHFPNERQVGFWKSEAMSDQNGPLGGKFFTSSTLSKLSRMELPVTMSANLLEPFPMREENVNVSLDAKAPARDRHFTQSLALLGTADYAPGLKTSLNGKPAPHLTEGDRIDLMGARSENSLFSSSLSELFSRKMKLTSNSAMYGHSVDTVHYEEEEVLESLEEIEAQTIGNLLPDDDDLLSGVTDGLDFLAQPKAGDDAEDLDLFSSVGGMDLEDDGLSAGQEKFEFTGGVSPSGNNASIAGEHPYGEHPSRTLFVRNINSNVEDAELRALFEQYGGIRTLYTACKHRGFVMISYYDIRAARTAMKALQNKPLRRRKLDIHYSIPKDNPSEKDINQGTLVVFNLDSSVSNDELRHIFGVYGEVKEIRETLHRNNHKFVEFYDVRAAEAALRALNRSNIAGKQIKVEPSRPGGVRRVHQLPQDLEQDEIDLFMLQNSPTNNSTVRISGPPLETITSKSVDNGASLGMHSVGSPFLEAAFHQGISSSVPSSLPSLMRVGSVGNYPGITESGYSKGQLSFDVQPAAGIHPHSLPEYHDGLSNGIPCNSSNIMGANFNQIPPERMDHRQLCRVGSEGHSLGLNEGVFGAALNGSQPPAGHHRTWSNSCSPQPPSLLWPNSPSFIGGISNARPLPRLHGLPGAPSQMLNTVFSMNSHSVGSAPAFNSSIWDLQQPYIGESPEASGFRHVSLGNMRISGGSLHSVDFVPHNIIHQASRNCVDLPIAPRNVGLQSHHQQGIMFPGRGHMMPVATSFDPSNERTRNRRNDGASNQVDNKKQYELDIDRIMRGEDNRTTLMIKNIPNKYTSKMLLAAIDERHRGTYDFIYLPIDFKNKCNVGYAFINMTEPSQIIPFYKAFNGKKWEKFNSEKVATLAYARIQGKAALIAHFQNSSLMNEDKRCRPILFHTEGPNAGDQVPFPMGVNVRTRPGKMRTNILEENSLGSFPTMADGEDSSNGLDATASSAKDLD